One Burkholderia gladioli genomic window, CCCAGGGCGCGGATCGCCTCGGCCCGGTCGATCTGTGGGCCGACAAGACCGTCGCCACCCGCTGAACCACGAGCCGATCGCGCCAGGGCCGGACGTCGAGCGCGTCCGGCCCGCTTCGCGCAGGCAGCTCCACCCGCATTCACTTCAGGCCATGACACCCTCGAGTTTTTCCGAATCGGCATCCCGCCAGGACAGCCCGCGACTGTCGCGCCAGTCCCGCCTCGCGATGGCCGCGCTGATGGATCGACGCGTCGATCAAGCGTCGCCGGCAAGTTCGGGGCTCGTCCTCACGACCTGATCAGCGAGGAAGTCGGCTACCGCGCGCACGCGCGCCGAGGCGACCAGGTCCGCGTGCGTCACCAGCCACAGCTCGTTGCTGAACATCTGTTCGGCGGGCACGACCTGCACGAAAGCCTCGTCGACGGCGAGGAAGTCGGGGATCACCGCCAGGCCGAGGCCGGCCCGCACGGCAGCGATCTGGGTGGGCAGACTGCTCGTCACCAGCGCGACCTTCGCCTCTGGATGCTCTCGTGCGAGCCAGGCGGCGGCCGGCAAATGCGCGTGGCTGTCGTCCCAGGCGATGAAGTGCCGGCCGCCCAGGGGCTCGCCATCCACCGCCGGATGTCGCGCGAGATAGTCCCTGCTGCCATAGACCGAGTACCGCATGTGGCCGATCCGCCTGACCTTCAGGTTGCCCCGCGTCGGCCGCACCACGCGCAGCGCGATATCGGCCTCGCGGCGGCCCAGCTCCGCCGTGACGGTGCTGGTGATGATCTCCAGGCAGATCCCCGGAAATCGCTCGCGAAAGGCCGGCATGGCCGGGATCACGAGATCGGTGGCGAGGTTCTCCGAGGTCGCCAGCCGAACCGTGCCGACCGGCGATTTCTCGATGCCTGCCACGCCGCGCTCCAGGGCCAGGATGCTGTCCTCGACCTGTTCGGCATGCCTGAGCACTTCGCGGCCTTCGTCGGTCAGGACATAACCGGTCTGGCTTCTCGCGAACA contains:
- a CDS encoding LysR family transcriptional regulator; the protein is MDWNDLRYFLSVARSGSLTQAAGELKASQSTVSRRIGELEASLGMSLFARSQTGYVLTDEGREVLRHAEQVEDSILALERGVAGIEKSPVGTVRLATSENLATDLVIPAMPAFRERFPGICLEIITSTVTAELGRREADIALRVVRPTRGNLKVRRIGHMRYSVYGSRDYLARHPAVDGEPLGGRHFIAWDDSHAHLPAAAWLAREHPEAKVALVTSSLPTQIAAVRAGLGLAVIPDFLAVDEAFVQVVPAEQMFSNELWLVTHADLVASARVRAVADFLADQVVRTSPELAGDA